Proteins co-encoded in one Arachis stenosperma cultivar V10309 chromosome 7, arast.V10309.gnm1.PFL2, whole genome shotgun sequence genomic window:
- the LOC130939949 gene encoding uncharacterized protein LOC130939949 gives MSATSNRIYCSFIRASSGLSNFPVEWCWFPFNLIFMSLSTASYRTTTCSTNLDLEADEVDSFEQQIDNLFATSEAQKRKGSTTTKFWDVKTIESDGTFKHIHLSVKEVMKPPNGRKIVLKFNKRLQPVGNEASILSGIFGWLGSDYTKSQSARKTRDRFAPRTRFIINEMFHFDEYSGGAIKRTILILLGRAWKETRNRLYHGYYNSELTIEQNIEGRPPGIMADHWRWYLDYRNSEDTKSKNGV, from the exons ATGTCAGCAACCTCAAATAGGATCTACTGCAGCTTCATCCGTGCATCAAGTGGATTGTCTAATTTTCCCGTCGAGTGGTGCTGGTTCCCTTTCAACCTCATATTTATGTCCCTTTCGACCGCTTCGTACCGAACCACTACCTGCTCCACAAACTTAGACCTAGAGGCAGATGAGGTAGACTCTTTTGAGCAACAAATTGATAACCTATTTGCTACATCGGAGGCTCAGAAGCGCAAGGGAAGCACAACCACCAAATTTTGGGATGTTAAAACAATTG AGTCCGATGGGACATTCAAGCATATTCATCTAAGTGTGAAGGAGGTTATGAAGCCACCTAACGGTAGAAAGATCGTACTCAAGTTTAACAAGAGACTACAACCAGTTGGAAATGAAGCTAGTATACTAAGCGGCATTTTCGGATGGCTAGGATCTGACTACACTAAATCCCAATCTGCGAGAAAGACTAGAGATAGGTTTGCTCCAAGGACAAGATTTATAATAAAT GAAATGTTCCATTTTGATGAATATAGTGGAGGTGCTATCAAGCGTACAATATTAATATTGCTAGGAAGGGCTTGGAAGGAAACGAGGAACAGGTTGTACCATGGTTATTATAACTCAGAACTAACTATTGAACAAAATATTGAAGGCCGTCCACCGGGAATTATGGCGGATCATTGGAGATGGTACCTTGATTATCGCAATAGCGAAGACACAAag TCAAAAAATGGTGTTTAG